The genomic segment aCCGCCGGTTCCAACACTGGCCACCTGCACCGTCTCGACGCTCTTGGAGTACCACCTCGCCCAGAAGAGGTAGTTGAAGAAGTTCAGGAGGCTGAGCGCGGCGAGGAGCCAGTAGAAGAGGTCGAGCCTGTCCTTGTTGAGGTCGTTGTTGGCAAGCCAGCCGCCATTGCCGGCGGCGGAGCTGCTGGTGACCCTGTTCACGAACGACACGAGTACGGAGCTGAGGTAAAAGCCGAAGGAGTAGGAGCAGTAGGTCATCGAGGTGAGGAAGGCCTGCATGCCGCCGAGCGACTGCTTGTAGAAGAACTCGATGAGCCCCACGGCGGTGAACATCTCCGACAGCCCGAAAACCAGGAACTGCGGCGCGATCCAGAAGATGGACAAGAGCCGGCCTTCGACGCTCTCGGAGCGTCTGCGGGCCTCGACGAGTGCAGCGGCGACCATGGAGAAGGTGACGGCGAAGAGGCCGACGCCGATGCGCTGGAGCGGGGTGATCCCCGTGGCGACGCCCGTGAGGCGGCGCATGGCGGGCACGAAGGCAGCCTCGTATGCCGGGACGAGCGCAACGAGCATGATGTACGGGATGGCCTGCAGCGAGGCGGGCGGGACGTGGAAGGAGGCGGCGAGGCGCGTGTCCATGGCACCGCCCTGCTGCACGGAGAAGGTCTGCAGCTGCGCCAGGATGGTGTTGAAGACGATGGTGCACGCGAAAATGGGCACAACGAACAGCAACACCTTCACCTGCTCTACCTCCGCCGGCGTGCACAGCCGCCACGGGCTCTCCTTGCAGCTGCCGTCCGCTGCCTTCACGCACGCCTTGTCCAAGAACCTTGAAGATTTGCAGAAGATTATATATCGAGGCATGCATATAGCTCATTTATTTGTTCTAGCAAATAGTATCTCACGATTACAGGAAACAGTATGATGCTCTGCAAGAGCTAGCATTGCTATGCTGGCAAGAAAAAAAGTGACAGGTGGGCCTTGCTACGGATGGAACTAAACATAGAGGCCAAGAATCTTATGTCCGGACATTCCCCACGAGCCCGGGGATGCCTCTCATGCATAACCGTCTGATGATTTGTAAAATCATGAACTACGGTGCATGACCAGCATCCTCACGTGGAACATGTATACTATGAAGTTATCTCTACTTTAGCCTGTCAGTTAATTTGACAAATATAGAATCAATTTAGGATATAATAATCTGAAGAAGTATAAAAAAGAGGGATTTGCTTATATGATGATTGAATCTATGTGACCGTGCGACACGGAGATGGAAAGTGTTGAGGAGATGGTTGTCATTGATCAATGGAGATCGCCGACGTTGATGAGGTCGGTGCGAGCCGATGAAAAGAGGCGCCAACGCCCATCCATAGAGGTGATCGACACATGACTAGAGTTGAGGTTTTTGCATGTTGATTCGTGTAGACGATAGTATGGATGGAGACTGTAGCCAGATTTTGAAAATAGACTAAGATAAGGAAATAAAACACAATCGTTGTAGATCTTATTTTAGTtttgaaagagagaaagaaaagaatacaccGTTGATTGATATTGGTCTTTCATTATGTGATATCATTTATTTTGATTTAAGTTTTCAGAAAAGAGTGACAGAAGGAAAGATAGCACGTTACAATCAAGGAATGCGATCAATGACGACACGTGGGGAGTATGTTAATTGTTAGTCGGCTAATTGATTGTGACTTCCTATATTataggagagagaaggagacgGGGGACATATTTTAATTGTGAACCGTTTGATCGTGTAAGATATATGACAGAGATCGTTCGGATTTGTTAGAACTCATCTATTTataagagtatatatatatatgattataAATTTAGCTTCACGAGGTGCATACCTGAATTTGTTGATGTGTCGGATGTTGGTGGTGTTAATGGGTATCTTGTGGGTGCTAGGGCCGGTGATGGCCTGAACGGTGGTTGTCGACGGGCACACCTGCTTCCTGTTGGTCACGGCGGCGACGAACACCTACATAAATTCCCATGCCTAGATCTTAAGTTCAAATGAAATGGAGCAAATTTGCAGATCATTGTTTCTGCATTTGGTTTCAAGACAGATAATAAGGTATGCATATATCGTCATGTCACAGGTCTCCCCCACACATGATTGATGCATTGCGAGCGTAACAGAATGGGCCTCCTGTTATGCGATAAATAATCAGAGGCACCTTCCAACAGCCAGTGCTGTTGACCCACTGAGTGGAAAGCCGATCCACTAGCCCTTGCCAACTTGTCCCAGGGACAGGACATGGCCAGTGCGCAGATCAAATAATCAGTGGAGAATATACCCTAAAACGCATGCGATTTCCATAATCATATATACGAACAGATAGACACTagatatacatacatacatacatacatgaagAGCTAGCGCTGATATACAACCCGTTTATACAACTCTTAACAACCAGGAGCTCAATTTTCTTAAATCACTTGCGTGAATGCCTATCTTTTTATCTCGAAAGAAAAATGAGTGTTCACTAAACTCACGTTGATCATGCAGCTTTTGGATAACAGATTAGAAAACTAAACAAAACACCGGAGGCTACCTTTGCTCCTAAAAGTACGGTAGCATATCTGCCGTTCTGCTTTCTTAAGAAGGAATCATGATACGACTGGTCAAACTTCCTTTTGCTGTTTATTTGTTGGATATACACCTGCATATGCATCACCTTATTTTACCGAGCTAGTGTTTCTCTTGTTATTGGATCTCGCATATTTATATGCAGTAGTGCACATACGTGCAGGTAGGGCCGGCTGGGGACATGCCTGATTTTGCATGATTGCACCTAATAAATATGAGTTCTATTCAGCAACTAACATGCTACCCGTGGGCGACGATCTTCCGAAGAGCTGTCTGCTCTTATAACTGTTTTCTGACTAATCTACTACTGTGCTGTCTAATAGCCGGTCGTGTGCTTTTGGTATTGTGCCTGGCACAGTTGTAATTTCACTGGTGGTTGCGATGGCTCTCCGTTTGTAAGAAACGTTTAGCTGGCAGTCCTAGGTACTGCGTTGGGTCTCGTGATGGTTCGATCGTCAGGTTTATATTCTTTTGCTGTACATGGAGTGCGTGATGGTTAAATTCCTTGTAATTTTGTTGCTTTGTGGTAATGAAATTCGGGAATGCCccgttctaaaaaaaaaagtaagtgTCTCTGGCTCTGAAACTATCTGTGTAGAATATGTGTTTCAGCCTCGCATATTCCTACCAGGTGGACGTCCTCTCATACGATCTACCATTGATTTGGCATCGAGATTCGCAAGCGTAAGGAGCCGGGCTATATTCCAAACGTATCCTGCACAGATCTCAAAGCAAAATCAGCCGCACGTAAAATTAATGTGGGGACGTGCACCTAGTTGAATTCTCCTTCGAGGTCGAATAAACCGGTATAAATAAAGCACAACCGTACAAATACATAGGATAAGCATTTGTACTTCGTTACCGTAGCTGGACTGTCCGTACAAATACTATCGCTGTATAGCAATACCGAGAATAGTATACGTTGAACTGAGTTGAGTGTCTAAGAGGAAAAAAGAGAATATACATTGGATTGGTAGGACGTACGTACCTTGGCTATTGCAGTGAAGATGCTGCCCTGCGGCGGGCTGTTGCGGTAGAagccgacgccggcgacgaggcTTACAAGGCCGAGCGCCATGGCGCCGGCGGAGACCCCAAACCCGACGTCCATCCCGGAGCGCGTCTGCACCCAGACGAGCACGGTGAGCGCCACCAGCTCGCCCACGCAGAAGCTGAAGTATGCCGCGTTGAAGTAGCTCGACAGCCGCCGGGCGTCGCCGCCGCTCCCGCGCCGGAACTGGTCGGCGCCGTGCGCGATGATGTTGGGCTTGAGGCACCCGCTGCCCAGCGCCACCAGGTACAGCGCCGCGAAGAAGAAGCCGGCTTTCACCCCGCCCGCCTCCTCGCACGCCTGCCCAGTCGCCGCGGCGGCCATCATGTCgcacggcggcggccggagctGCGGCACGTGCGCATGCACCGCCAGCAGTATGAACCCCTGCCATACAAACCACAACAAAACGAAAAAAATGTTCAGAAAGTTGGTCTACTGCAGCATTTCTGTTGCATGCCATTGTTTGATACATTGAATCTGCAGTAAAAGCGAGATCGAGTCGATTGGCGTTTTGGCCGCGCACTGATGGCGCACTTGATGGCCGCGCCTGCCATTGCGGGTGatgatttgtttgtttcttcaCCTTTACTAACTTGGGCTAACAACATTAATCGTTCTCACTCTTCCCCATTTCGATTCAGGCGGTTAGAGTTGCACTCGCCTTTCGTTGAATCTTTTCTGCATCTTTTTGGAAGTTGtattatgtttagaaaaaacaATTGGCAGAAAGGGCtggaattaaaaaaatatgatcatGTTCATGATGCCTCTTTCACAGAAGGAAACAAGAATGCAATcaagaaattacaaaaaataaaaaagcccCAGGTAGCATCTTTAGTTTCTTAATTAGCTTCGTTATATGATCATTAAGTAATCAAGTCCAGCATATTCAACAATGAAGAGATTAATTTGCTAATTTCTCAGGGTGGTTTAATTGTGCTTACGGAGAGCTCGACGAATCCAAAGATTAGCATGGTCCAGGAGCTGCCGAGGTAAGAGTCGGAGAGGAAGCCGCCGAGGAGGGAAAGGAGGAAGACGGTGCCGATGAAGTTGGTGACGATATTGGCTGACCGGGGCAGCGGGAAGTGCATCTCCCCAAACACGTACGTGATCAGGTTGTTTCCCACCGCCGCGATCGCCATCATCTCAAACGCCTGGATCCCTGCAGCAGAAATACAGTTCATCAACCATATTGAGAAtcaaagaacaaggaagaacagAGCACACCGAACACAGTTGCAAACTGCCTGGAACACTTCTGAAACAACTCAACTCTGCAACaagaaaggagaggggagagggcaTGCACCAACCTAGGACGAAGACGGCGGCTTTCATGCCGCCATGCTTGTGTGGGTCGGAGGGCTTGCCTCTCCAGTCAATAGAGGCCTCAGCGGCAGCAGCCATGGAATCCCGTTTGAAACCTTGCCTGGACTCAACATCCATCATTcacctcttcttcttttgcacCGCACAGCACTCCCTCCTACTGTGCTCTGTTCACTGGTTTCCAatatttcttctctctctctgctcttgTGATACTACTCTGCTCTTGTGATACAAGTTATGTATGGTTAGAGACCTTCCTGGTGACCTTACAAGCTAGAGCACACTATCGAACTAGTGTGCTGTGTTGTGGCCACCTTCCAGGAGTGCCTTGGTAAATTTCTAGGCAACTGGGTCGGTTATTTATAAGGGCTCCGTGGTGGGAGAGCCAATTATCATGGCCTAGAATTTACCCATGGGAATGCGAAAAATGTCGATAAATATATTGAGAGCATCGTAGTTAATCATGTGCTCTCACTGATGAGGAAATGACTTGATTAGAAATCTGATGTAAAATGTCAAACAAAGGGAGATAATACGGGTGCATTATCCTTGTTACTACCTCCGATCCGATTTACTTTTTTATCAAGAATATTGCCATGATATAGAAGTACTTTGGGTCATGAAGGCTAGTATCGTTGCATtgttcactactatagaaaatatcATTACTACCAattcaaaattgacatcactATTAGTTTTTGAATTGTTAGTAAATTAACGACAGTGATAATCTATAATTATCAAGACCAACTTATGAAACTACAGCGATAACGCAACTATTATTGTCGATTCATactttgaaccggcagtgataatccttcCATAAGTGCAAAAATACTGTAATACCCTGTGTTTAAGCATTAAGAAAATAACCAAAATCTACTTTTGTTTAaaaatattctaattatttaaaccaacataaatcaaggaaatatatatttaaatatatatatacatgtatgtatatattcaaatatattattttggctaagtactCCAAAAAgtaccaaattaatttctaaattaatcttTGCAATTGATCATATACATTTTGGTTCATTGTATTTACGGTTCTTTTAGgagatatttgaatttgaatgtctctcaaatttgaCTACATTTTAATTCTTTTCGGTTGATTTCCTAATCTAATTCAATCCTTGAAaatcgatcttccaatccaGCTCAAATCCATAATTCAAGTTATTCAACTGAATTATCCCTAAATTTGACTTTAATCAATAATTCAATTAATTCCCTTTTTTACTATAATCAAATTCGATCTTCGACAAATTCAAATTGTCATCAATTTTTGTATTCGAATGCAAATTCAATTCTTAGTTCAATATCCGATCTATTTTCAAATCaacttcaaattaaaatatttctttttgaatttaTATCGAACTCTGGAAGAATCTCCCGATTCTTCTTTTATATCAAATCCTATCCGAATCCAGATTCGTTCGGtcgatttcatatttgaatgtAAATTTGAATCGTTCAAGTTTTAATCAAATTAATTCCAGTATAATCATTTCataaattcaattcaattcgaTTCGATTCAAGGTTCAAGTTCAGATCTCATATTTATATCCTCGTGCCAAATTCATTTAAACTTTaaatataatttgaattattataAATCCAGTTCAAATTTCAGTAGATTCATATTGTCaatcattttctctctctcctcagatCTTTTCCTAAGATCTTTcactctatctctctctctcatttctctaCGATCTTGCTCTCtcagcctctctctctcagctctcTCTTCTCCGATCTTTCTCTGCCCACTATTCATAGTCTTcatggttactgttcatcaacGATAGAATCACTACCACTACGCTCCTCTACGTTCACACCACCAGCTCCTATCTCCTCTCCCTTGACCTGCACACACATAGAAGCATTTACAAACACACagcaccaagcacacatcacACACAGTAGCAGCAACGACGCCGTCCTCTTCTCCTCTTCACACCCATGCACGAACACCAACAGCTCAGCCACGCGTCTTGATGAGTCGCTTTACGCACTGCTGCCACGTGCAGTGTCGCCGTCTACGCCGTCcattctcggtgagctcttagcTCTCTTCACCCCCTTTTGTTTAGCACAGCTGCCGCCGGGCGTGCCCCTTAGTGCTACCCAACTGGCCTACGTTGCTCGGCCACATCAGGCCGATGCGCCATCCCACTACACCGCAGGCACACGCCGTCCAAGCCATCCTGTCAAGCTGCTAGCATGACTTGCGGCCCAGCCCTGCACGTCCTCCTACACTACTGACTTGCGCCTCGAGTTGCCACCGCCGTCGACGTAGAGCCCATCGCTTTGCTCCTCTCACCTGAGCCGGCCTACCTCTGCTCCACTGTGCCCCCAACACATGCCACTCGCACCGTGTCATGCTGTCCCGCCCGTGCCACTGCTCCACCACACCACCCAGCCGAAGAGATTGTTTCCTTCCAACCTTCTCCCTCCCCTGTGGCCGGTCTCTCTCTCCGGTACCCTCCCTCTTCCTCCGCTCCCTCTCTCTGGTtccctatctctctctctctctctctctctttgagcCTCGCGCACTCATGGACCACCGGCTGGCCTTATCCTCTAGCCCACACTGATAGGGATtcttttcaccactaacagCAAGAGATTCTTTTCACCACTACATGAATTTTCCGCTATGtcgattcaaatttcaaacctgACCAGCGAAGAGTCTTTTCTCCCTGTCCTTTCAAAAGGTTTGGATGATATTTCTCGGATGACTCAGAATTCCTACTCGGATGGAATACTTACCTGGGGGCTTACTCATAACCCGGAGTTATTCAAATTCTTGATTAGATGGCTCAGGATTCTGGATACCTAGCTAGACATTAAATCCTATCCGAGGACCTGAGTTATCACTTGAAGAAACAgcttgtcaaaatgtttctctTTGGGCTAAGTTTTTATTCCGTCAtagcctcatttcacatactgatgGGTGGCTTGACGATAGGTAGTACAAAGCTACCATATACGGGTGTCCTATATGTATACAAATCCCGTAGGTTTCTTGTATTCTCAGATCATACTTCTATGCCTGggaaaagaatccttagatgtATGTAAATTGCCCACAAGTACTAGGGTATCTAGTAAACAGGGAAGCCTATCTCTAAGGATAACAGAATCTTACTCGGAAAGGAGTCCGAAGGCTACACGacaacccccatatatataagGAGCCAGTAGACCTTGCGGAGGACAAGTCCGTTAAACAAGCAACAGCCTTAAGTGCTCCATGAGCCCCCAAGCCTTCTGTACTCATGATCTACATCGACATCTTGCTAAGACTACATGTAAGGAGCcctcaactaggtttagatcccatctaggctAGATAAGATCCCCCTTATAATCTGcctcg from the Phragmites australis chromosome 19, lpPhrAust1.1, whole genome shotgun sequence genome contains:
- the LOC133899871 gene encoding protein NRT1/ PTR FAMILY 4.4-like; translated protein: MMDVESRQGFKRDSMAAAAEASIDWRGKPSDPHKHGGMKAAVFVLGIQAFEMMAIAAVGNNLITYVFGEMHFPLPRSANIVTNFIGTVFLLSLLGGFLSDSYLGSSWTMLIFGFVELSGFILLAVHAHVPQLRPPPCDMMAAAATGQACEEAGGVKAGFFFAALYLVALGSGCLKPNIIAHGADQFRRGSGGDARRLSSYFNAAYFSFCVGELVALTVLVWVQTRSGMDVGFGVSAGAMALGLVSLVAGVGFYRNSPPQGSIFTAIAKVFVAAVTNRKQVCPSTTTVQAITGPSTHKIPINTTNIRHINKFRFLDKACVKAADGSCKESPWRLCTPAEVEQVKVLLFVVPIFACTIVFNTILAQLQTFSVQQGGAMDTRLAASFHVPPASLQAIPYIMLVALVPAYEAAFVPAMRRLTGVATGITPLQRIGVGLFAVTFSMVAAALVEARRRSESVEGRLLSIFWIAPQFLVFGLSEMFTAVGLIEFFYKQSLGGMQAFLTSMTYCSYSFGFYLSSVLVSFVNRVTSSSAAGNGGWLANNDLNKDRLDLFYWLLAALSLLNFFNYLFWARWYSKSVETVQVASVGTGGEEDDEKGTAEC